A DNA window from Leptolyngbya subtilissima AS-A7 contains the following coding sequences:
- the phnG gene encoding phosphonate C-P lyase system protein PhnG encodes MVDTAQAQSRSSWMSALAKAPLALLEERVATLGALPEYRFLRSPEIGLAMVRGRTEGAGQPFNLGEMTLTRCVVQLSLAAGDESISGFGYVAGRSQRHAELAAVCDALLQYSDWQAKVQAQVIEPLQGAAHKKRAAEMAEVESTRVNFFTLLRGEA; translated from the coding sequence ATGGTAGACACAGCCCAAGCCCAGTCAAGATCGAGCTGGATGTCGGCCTTAGCAAAGGCACCTCTGGCACTTCTGGAAGAGCGGGTCGCCACATTAGGGGCGCTGCCCGAGTATCGCTTTTTGCGATCGCCCGAAATTGGTCTGGCCATGGTGCGTGGACGCACAGAAGGCGCAGGTCAGCCCTTCAACCTGGGGGAAATGACCCTAACCCGCTGTGTTGTTCAACTGTCGCTAGCAGCTGGCGACGAGTCGATTTCGGGATTTGGTTATGTGGCGGGGCGATCGCAGCGTCATGCTGAACTCGCCGCCGTTTGTGACGCGCTGCTGCAATATTCTGACTGGCAAGCCAAGGTTCAAGCCCAGGTGATTGAGCCATTGCAGGGTGCTGCCCATAAAAAGCGGGCGGCTGAAATGGCTGAAGTGGAATCTACCCGCGTCAATTTCTTTACTCTGCTGCGAGGAGAGGCTTAA
- the phnH gene encoding phosphonate C-P lyase system protein PhnH: MLTTQLPGFKDPVHDAQQTFRALLDALARPGIQQTTASLTPPEGLNPGCAAACLTLLDLETTVWLQPGISESVRSWLLFHTGCRFTAQPQTADFAVIDRIETMPRLEEFNWGTAAYPEASTSLLIQLPALQGAESATLHGPGILDTVTIQMPLVADFWQQWQAMTTNYPLGLDIWCFADRQVLGLPRTARFAGQQEGQ; this comes from the coding sequence ATGCTCACGACCCAACTCCCTGGATTCAAAGACCCTGTCCATGATGCTCAGCAGACCTTTCGAGCGCTGCTAGATGCGCTGGCGCGACCGGGTATCCAGCAAACCACCGCATCTCTGACACCGCCGGAGGGGCTAAACCCTGGCTGCGCTGCGGCTTGCCTAACGCTGCTCGATTTGGAGACGACGGTATGGCTGCAGCCGGGCATTTCAGAATCAGTACGGTCTTGGCTGCTGTTTCACACCGGATGTCGGTTCACGGCTCAGCCTCAAACGGCTGATTTTGCCGTGATTGATCGGATTGAGACAATGCCTAGGTTAGAGGAATTTAACTGGGGTACAGCGGCCTATCCAGAGGCCTCGACCTCTCTGCTAATTCAGCTGCCAGCCCTACAGGGAGCAGAGTCTGCCACCCTCCATGGTCCAGGAATTCTAGACACCGTCACCATTCAAATGCCCCTAGTCGCCGACTTTTGGCAGCAGTGGCAGGCGATGACCACAAACTATCCTCTTGGGCTGGACATCTGGTGTTTTGCCGATCGCCAGGTTCTGGGCCTACCGCGCACGGCCCGGTTCGCTGGTCAGCAGGAGGGGCAGTGA